The Psychromonas sp. MME1 genome window below encodes:
- a CDS encoding LysR family transcriptional regulator: MNLDLNQLRILIALDDERNISRAAEKLYVSQSAASHNLAKLRQRFNDQLFVRTSRGMEPTPFAKNMLPVLRQGVSSIKRASEMQSSFNPLTDPHTFYIGACDYFEFVAMPVLAEKFIEQAPNIRLSIDINSENVKMEQMEGGALDFHVGVDNLPHASKNFSSQEWLRDQYVAVVATWRDIPDKLTTIQFASESQIHLPITLNGSDVIDNWLHDQKLYRNIHMVTQSYAIGGMISARTGLLFPVPIRVAQLLISMIPLKIIELPDEIPPLVLNIITHKLYDHQPSIEWLLSEINAIKKII, from the coding sequence ATGAACTTAGATTTAAATCAATTGCGTATACTGATTGCATTGGATGATGAACGAAATATCTCAAGAGCAGCAGAAAAACTTTATGTCAGCCAATCGGCTGCAAGCCATAATCTGGCTAAGTTACGGCAACGATTTAACGATCAACTCTTTGTTCGTACTAGCCGAGGAATGGAGCCCACCCCATTCGCGAAAAATATGTTACCGGTTCTCAGACAGGGTGTTTCCAGTATAAAACGCGCATCTGAGATGCAGTCTTCCTTTAACCCCTTAACTGATCCCCATACTTTTTATATTGGTGCTTGTGATTATTTTGAATTCGTCGCCATGCCGGTACTTGCTGAAAAATTTATAGAGCAAGCACCTAATATAAGGCTTTCAATAGATATCAATTCTGAGAATGTAAAAATGGAACAGATGGAGGGTGGCGCGTTAGATTTTCATGTCGGAGTCGATAACCTGCCGCACGCATCCAAAAACTTTAGCAGTCAGGAGTGGCTGCGCGATCAATATGTTGCAGTTGTCGCCACCTGGCGCGATATTCCAGATAAATTAACCACTATACAATTTGCCAGTGAAAGCCAAATTCACTTGCCAATAACATTAAATGGCTCCGATGTCATTGATAATTGGCTACACGATCAAAAACTATACCGTAACATCCACATGGTCACACAAAGTTACGCAATTGGCGGTATGATCAGCGCTCGAACAGGATTATTATTTCCGGTACCAATAAGAGTTGCGCAGTTACTTATCTCTATGATCCCACTTAAAATCATAGAATTACCAGATGAAATTCCTCCACTAGTATTAAATATTATCACCCACAAACTATATGACCATCAGCCATCGATTGAGTGGTTACTTTCTGAGATTAACGCCATCAAAAAAATAATTTAA
- a CDS encoding aspartate aminotransferase family protein, with amino-acid sequence MNQQQGYHGLTQAQLDAHWMAFTGNRQFKKDPRIISAAQGNYYTDVAGRKIFDGLSGLWCSGIGHGHPAIVEAVSQQIKSLDYTPAFQFGHIKSFQLAEKIVDFMPQGLNRVFYTGSGSESVETSLKMARAYWRKKGCASKTKLIGRGLGYHGVNFGGISVGGIGANKSLFGSALDAAHLRHTMLPENIYCKGQPALGADLADELLQLIALHDASNIAALIVEPMSGSAGVIPPPIGYLNRLREICDQHNILLIFDEVICAFGRMGAKTGAEAFSVVPDIMCIAKQITNGAIPMGAVIAKQEIYDTFMEQGGPDYLIEFPHGYTYSAHPVACAAGLAALDVLEKEKLIERVKGLSHYFENAVHSLKGCKYVSDIRNYGFAAAFTIESFPGEPALRPYQIAMKMWEKGFYVRYGGATIQLGLPFTSEPQEIDSLINALGETFNEIG; translated from the coding sequence ATGAATCAGCAGCAGGGTTATCATGGCTTGACTCAGGCACAGTTAGACGCGCATTGGATGGCGTTTACAGGAAATCGTCAATTTAAAAAAGACCCTCGTATCATTAGCGCAGCGCAAGGTAATTATTACACGGATGTTGCTGGGCGTAAGATATTTGATGGATTATCTGGATTGTGGTGCAGTGGCATTGGGCATGGTCATCCTGCGATAGTTGAAGCGGTTAGCCAGCAGATAAAGAGTTTAGATTATACGCCTGCCTTTCAATTTGGGCATATAAAATCCTTTCAATTAGCGGAAAAAATCGTCGATTTTATGCCACAGGGGTTAAATCGGGTATTTTATACTGGCTCTGGATCGGAGTCCGTAGAGACTTCTCTTAAAATGGCTCGCGCTTATTGGCGTAAAAAAGGTTGTGCGAGTAAAACCAAGTTGATTGGTCGTGGTCTTGGTTACCATGGAGTTAATTTCGGCGGTATTTCGGTTGGTGGTATCGGTGCAAATAAGTCTCTCTTTGGCTCGGCGTTGGATGCCGCTCATTTACGTCATACGATGTTGCCAGAGAACATTTATTGTAAAGGTCAGCCTGCTCTAGGAGCAGATCTTGCTGATGAATTATTGCAGCTCATTGCTCTGCATGATGCGTCTAATATCGCTGCGCTTATTGTTGAGCCGATGTCTGGTTCTGCGGGTGTTATTCCTCCTCCTATCGGTTATTTAAATCGTCTTCGAGAAATTTGCGATCAACATAATATCTTACTCATTTTTGATGAGGTGATCTGTGCATTTGGTCGAATGGGGGCTAAAACCGGCGCAGAGGCTTTTAGTGTTGTACCTGACATCATGTGTATTGCTAAACAGATAACCAATGGCGCTATCCCAATGGGAGCTGTGATCGCTAAGCAAGAAATTTACGATACCTTTATGGAGCAAGGTGGCCCTGACTATTTGATTGAGTTTCCACATGGTTATACCTATTCAGCTCACCCTGTTGCGTGTGCTGCTGGATTAGCGGCTTTAGATGTACTAGAGAAAGAAAAGCTGATTGAGCGTGTTAAAGGGCTGAGTCACTATTTTGAAAATGCAGTACACAGCTTAAAAGGGTGTAAGTACGTCAGTGATATTAGAAATTATGGATTTGCCGCGGCCTTTACCATTGAGTCTTTTCCTGGAGAGCCTGCACTACGACCTTACCAAATCGCGATGAAAATGTGGGAAAAAGGGTTTTATGTGCGCTATGGAGGGGCAACCATTCAACTTGGTTTGCCGTTTACCAGTGAACCGCAGGAGATTGATTCATTAATTAATGCGCTCGGAGAAACATTTAACGAAATAGGGTAA
- a CDS encoding CoA-acylating methylmalonate-semialdehyde dehydrogenase: MSKVVGHLIGGKIVNDNQRSQDVFDPALGKAVSKVGLASKKTVEQAIAAAEQVFPEWRNTAAHKRAQIMFRFKALLEENAEKICQLIGREHGKISHDAAGELQRGIENVEFACAAPQLLKGEHSKNVGANIDTWSEFQALGVVAGITPFNFPAMVPMWMFPLAIVCGNCFILKPSERAPSATLFIAQLLEEAGLPAGVMNVVNGDKEAVDVLLTDERIKAVSFVGSTPIAEQIYSKASANGKRCQALGGAKNHAIVMPDADMDNAVSQLLGAAFGSSGERCMALSVVVVVGDQAGDTLIEKMRSAMQGLSVGACDKVTNNFGPLISKEHQQKVIGYIDSAEKQGAKIVVDGRTMVVPGYEEGYFVGATLIDEVNAEMDSYQAEIFGPVLQVVRVQTMQEAMQLIDDHEYGNGTCIFTRDGEAARYFSDNIQVGMVGINVPLPVPVAYHSFGGWKRSLFGDLHAYGPDGVRFYTKRKTVTQRWPSSGVRENASFAFPS; this comes from the coding sequence ATGAGTAAAGTAGTAGGTCACTTGATTGGTGGGAAAATAGTTAATGATAATCAGCGTAGCCAAGATGTATTTGATCCCGCACTTGGAAAAGCTGTTAGTAAAGTCGGATTGGCATCTAAAAAAACCGTTGAGCAAGCGATTGCTGCCGCTGAGCAAGTATTTCCTGAATGGCGAAATACAGCTGCTCACAAACGTGCGCAAATCATGTTTCGCTTTAAAGCGCTATTGGAAGAAAATGCTGAAAAAATTTGCCAGTTGATTGGTCGAGAACATGGCAAAATTTCGCATGATGCAGCTGGTGAATTACAACGCGGCATTGAAAATGTTGAGTTTGCATGTGCTGCACCTCAGTTATTGAAAGGTGAGCACAGTAAAAATGTGGGAGCAAACATTGATACTTGGAGCGAGTTTCAAGCGCTAGGGGTGGTGGCAGGAATTACTCCGTTTAATTTCCCCGCAATGGTGCCGATGTGGATGTTTCCACTCGCGATTGTATGTGGTAACTGCTTTATTTTGAAACCATCAGAGCGAGCTCCAAGTGCAACGCTTTTTATTGCACAACTCTTAGAGGAAGCAGGCTTACCCGCTGGCGTTATGAATGTGGTTAATGGGGACAAAGAGGCGGTTGATGTTCTATTAACGGATGAGCGCATCAAAGCGGTCAGTTTTGTTGGTTCGACACCGATTGCAGAACAGATTTATAGCAAAGCAAGCGCTAATGGAAAGCGCTGCCAGGCCTTAGGTGGCGCTAAAAATCACGCTATTGTGATGCCGGATGCTGATATGGACAATGCGGTGAGTCAATTATTGGGTGCCGCATTTGGTTCATCGGGGGAGCGCTGCATGGCATTGTCGGTAGTCGTTGTCGTGGGAGATCAAGCGGGTGATACATTAATCGAAAAAATGCGCAGCGCAATGCAAGGTCTGAGTGTAGGGGCGTGCGATAAAGTAACGAATAATTTTGGGCCTCTGATCAGTAAAGAGCACCAACAAAAAGTGATTGGTTATATTGATAGCGCAGAAAAACAAGGGGCCAAAATTGTGGTTGATGGGCGTACGATGGTGGTACCTGGTTATGAAGAAGGGTATTTTGTTGGGGCGACTTTGATTGATGAGGTCAATGCTGAGATGGATAGCTATCAAGCCGAAATTTTTGGTCCTGTTCTACAGGTGGTACGCGTACAGACAATGCAAGAAGCGATGCAGTTAATTGATGATCATGAATATGGTAATGGCACCTGTATTTTCACCCGCGATGGTGAAGCTGCGCGTTACTTTTCTGACAATATTCAAGTGGGTATGGTTGGCATCAATGTGCCTTTGCCTGTCCCAGTTGCTTATCACAGCTTTGGTGGCTGGAAGCGTTCACTATTTGGTGATTTGCATGCTTATGGCCCGGACGGCGTGCGTTTCTATACCAAACGTAAGACGGTTACGCAACGTTGGCCATCGAGTGGTGTGCGAGAAAATGCGAGTTTTGCATTCCCAAGCTAA
- a CDS encoding aldehyde dehydrogenase family protein, which translates to MNVDNRHYINGAWQLPASTKRFSVINPATEAVIKEVNAGNKKDIDTAVQAARFAFDNGPWPQLTGAERAVYLRRIAKIITRRCAELSALEVLDNGKPYPEAQWDIEDTASTFSYYASLAEELDNNSEQDIALPDSRFNCSAIKQPLGVVGAIIPWNFPMLMAAWKVAPALAAGCTMVLKPSEVTPLTALALAEIADEAELPAGVLNIVTGLGSEAGKALAEHPCVDKLAFTGSVPTGSQIMATAARDIKNISLELGGKSPFVIFEDSDIEKAIEWIMFGIFWNQGQVCSATSRVLVAQAIYPKLLSRLVEESQKITIGAGDKEGVLLGPLVNQQQYQKVLQAIAKGVEEGATIAAGGGRPDGLDKGYYLQPTVLTDMSEDSWIWREEIFGPVVCVKPFASESEALAMANNSRFGLAAAVMSKDKQRCERVAKAFRAGIVWINCSQPTFVEAPWGGVKSSGIGRELGLWGLNNYLEVKQITSFASDQAWAWYIK; encoded by the coding sequence ATGAATGTGGATAATAGACACTATATAAATGGAGCATGGCAGCTTCCCGCTTCTACAAAGCGTTTTTCTGTTATTAATCCTGCGACAGAAGCGGTGATTAAAGAGGTCAACGCCGGAAATAAAAAAGATATTGATACTGCAGTACAAGCAGCAAGATTTGCATTTGACAATGGCCCCTGGCCGCAATTAACAGGTGCCGAGCGCGCTGTTTATCTGCGTAGAATTGCAAAAATTATTACTCGTCGTTGTGCTGAATTGAGTGCGCTTGAAGTACTCGATAATGGTAAGCCTTATCCAGAAGCGCAGTGGGATATCGAAGATACCGCCAGTACTTTTTCCTATTATGCCTCGCTGGCTGAAGAGTTAGATAACAATAGTGAGCAGGATATTGCCTTACCAGACTCGCGTTTTAATTGTAGTGCCATTAAACAACCTCTGGGAGTAGTTGGGGCGATTATTCCTTGGAATTTCCCGATGTTGATGGCTGCTTGGAAGGTCGCACCAGCGCTTGCAGCTGGATGCACAATGGTCTTAAAACCCTCAGAGGTTACGCCGTTAACCGCATTAGCATTAGCTGAAATAGCTGATGAAGCAGAGTTACCTGCAGGAGTGTTAAATATCGTCACTGGGTTAGGAAGTGAAGCTGGAAAAGCACTCGCTGAACATCCCTGTGTTGATAAATTAGCCTTTACAGGATCCGTGCCTACCGGTTCTCAAATCATGGCCACTGCTGCACGTGATATCAAGAATATTAGTCTTGAGTTGGGGGGAAAATCACCATTTGTTATTTTCGAAGATAGCGATATAGAAAAAGCGATTGAATGGATCATGTTTGGTATTTTCTGGAATCAAGGTCAGGTTTGTTCTGCTACCTCACGCGTATTAGTCGCACAAGCGATATACCCGAAGTTATTAAGTCGCTTAGTGGAGGAATCACAAAAAATCACCATCGGAGCCGGTGATAAAGAGGGGGTGTTACTCGGGCCTTTGGTTAATCAACAGCAGTATCAAAAAGTGTTACAGGCGATTGCTAAAGGGGTCGAAGAAGGCGCAACCATAGCCGCTGGCGGTGGTCGCCCAGATGGATTAGACAAAGGTTATTACTTACAACCCACAGTGCTGACAGATATGTCAGAAGATAGTTGGATATGGCGAGAAGAGATATTTGGCCCCGTGGTTTGTGTCAAACCCTTTGCCAGTGAAAGTGAAGCGCTAGCGATGGCGAATAACTCACGATTTGGCCTTGCTGCTGCAGTGATGTCCAAAGATAAACAGCGCTGTGAGCGTGTTGCAAAGGCATTTAGGGCTGGCATTGTGTGGATTAATTGCTCGCAACCTACTTTTGTCGAAGCGCCTTGGGGTGGGGTTAAATCGTCCGGGATTGGTCGAGAGTTAGGTCTATGGGGACTCAATAACTACCTTGAAGTAAAGCAGATCACAAGCTTTGCTAGCGATCAAGCTTGGGCATGGTATATCAAATAA
- a CDS encoding NAD(P)/FAD-dependent oxidoreductase, producing MQAHIEALKDSKHCPLWLDHEDLPATLPALQKDEHCELLIVGGGFTGLWAALQLKERNPDSDIILIEKTFIGDGASGRNGGFISEDLAHGAENMVQRFPVEAEKLAELGHQNVKEFLNTLERYGIDARYEKVGGTEVATDAKYVEYLRQVYEKNKAAGNDVVWFDKEAMQAEVHSPTYLAGLWYKEGYDGVLDPARLCWGLKRVLVELGVRIYEQTSLENFKQLHDKSMQSECPGGTICSDKIFFATNGYHSPVAKIRRKVLPVWDYQLATEPLTDEQLASIGWNKFRHALYDNFNMFHYYRLTQDNRITWGGGGAVRYYFNSNTDQSCADIPARFEQLSKEFFETFPQLSGIKFTHRWSGIIATTTRLCVAPNVGYNGRVSWAVGYTGLGVGAARFGARVGLELLGYYPSDVLKMGFVKKFVIPWPFEPLRWIGYKITHRALVKSDANGGKRGLWLKMLDLMGLGFAC from the coding sequence ATGCAAGCACATATAGAAGCATTGAAAGATTCAAAACATTGTCCACTTTGGCTTGATCACGAAGATCTTCCCGCTACACTGCCTGCGTTACAAAAAGATGAACATTGTGAGTTACTGATTGTCGGTGGTGGTTTTACAGGCCTTTGGGCTGCATTACAATTAAAAGAGCGTAATCCTGATAGCGATATTATTTTAATTGAGAAAACATTTATTGGTGATGGCGCTTCTGGACGGAATGGTGGTTTCATTAGTGAAGATTTAGCACATGGTGCTGAAAATATGGTTCAGCGTTTTCCTGTTGAAGCTGAAAAATTGGCTGAACTAGGCCATCAAAATGTAAAAGAGTTTCTCAACACGCTAGAGCGTTATGGTATCGATGCGCGATATGAAAAGGTTGGTGGAACTGAAGTTGCTACCGATGCTAAGTATGTTGAATATTTACGTCAAGTTTATGAAAAAAATAAAGCAGCAGGCAACGATGTTGTTTGGTTTGATAAAGAGGCGATGCAAGCGGAAGTTCATTCTCCAACCTATTTAGCAGGCCTATGGTATAAAGAAGGCTATGATGGCGTACTAGATCCTGCTCGTTTATGTTGGGGGTTAAAACGTGTACTTGTTGAGTTGGGTGTTCGTATTTACGAACAAACATCATTAGAAAATTTTAAACAATTACATGATAAAAGCATGCAAAGTGAGTGCCCCGGGGGCACCATTTGCAGTGATAAAATATTTTTTGCAACAAATGGCTACCACTCTCCGGTTGCTAAAATTAGGCGTAAAGTGCTTCCTGTTTGGGACTATCAACTCGCGACGGAGCCATTAACAGATGAACAGTTGGCATCCATCGGTTGGAATAAGTTTCGTCATGCTCTTTATGATAATTTTAATATGTTTCACTATTACCGTTTAACTCAGGATAACCGAATTACTTGGGGCGGTGGCGGTGCTGTTCGTTATTATTTTAATAGTAATACTGACCAGAGCTGCGCAGATATACCCGCTCGTTTTGAACAGTTGTCTAAGGAGTTTTTTGAAACATTTCCTCAACTATCGGGCATCAAGTTTACCCATCGTTGGAGTGGGATTATTGCAACAACAACACGTTTATGCGTCGCCCCAAACGTTGGCTATAACGGTCGGGTTTCATGGGCGGTAGGTTATACAGGGTTAGGAGTGGGGGCCGCCAGATTCGGTGCTCGAGTGGGACTTGAGTTATTAGGGTATTATCCTAGTGATGTATTAAAAATGGGGTTTGTTAAAAAATTCGTCATTCCTTGGCCATTTGAACCGCTACGCTGGATTGGTTATAAAATTACTCATCGTGCGTTAGTAAAATCTGATGCAAATGGTGGCAAGCGTGGCTTATGGTTAAAAATGTTAGATTTAATGGGGCTTGGTTTTGCCTGCTAG
- a CDS encoding LysR family transcriptional regulator has protein sequence MGNKKHFLPSQLGDSHIRLLRIFKVVIESGGFSAAEVQLNITTSAISLAITELESLLNMRLCNRGRSGFSVTDHGKSVYAATLQLLGSLETFKSQINAINTELIGDLNIGITDNLVTNPQMRVTRAISSLKHHAPGVFFNIRMMPPNDIELAILDGQLHIGVVPDLRPLSGLSYLPLYDEKSLLYCSVEHPLFHQNLNIICDAEIAKYDAVLANYVQSSDIIKQQKKLNIAATSTDREGIAFLILTGRFIGFLPTHFANVG, from the coding sequence ATGGGTAATAAAAAACATTTTCTACCCAGCCAACTTGGTGATTCGCATATTCGTCTTTTACGTATATTTAAAGTGGTTATTGAATCAGGTGGGTTTTCCGCAGCAGAGGTACAACTCAATATTACAACCTCTGCGATTAGTTTAGCTATCACTGAGTTAGAGTCTCTTTTAAATATGCGCCTATGTAATCGTGGACGCTCTGGGTTCTCTGTCACAGATCATGGTAAATCGGTTTATGCTGCTACTTTACAATTGTTGGGTAGCTTAGAGACATTTAAGTCTCAAATTAATGCGATTAACACCGAGCTAATTGGGGATCTTAATATTGGCATTACTGATAACTTGGTAACCAACCCTCAGATGCGAGTGACCCGCGCTATTAGTTCCCTCAAGCATCATGCGCCCGGCGTATTTTTTAACATTCGTATGATGCCTCCTAATGATATTGAATTGGCTATTTTAGATGGTCAACTTCATATTGGTGTGGTGCCTGATTTACGCCCGTTATCAGGATTATCTTACCTACCGTTATATGATGAAAAATCATTACTTTATTGCAGTGTAGAACATCCTTTATTCCATCAAAATTTAAATATAATCTGTGATGCAGAGATTGCTAAATACGATGCCGTGTTAGCCAACTATGTTCAATCGAGTGACATTATTAAGCAACAAAAAAAATTAAATATTGCAGCTACATCAACCGATAGAGAAGGGATTGCTTTTCTTATTTTAACGGGACGCTTCATCGGTTTTTTACCGACACATTTTGCGAACGTTGGGTAG
- a CDS encoding polyamine ABC transporter ATP-binding protein, translating to MEKPQRVHEVEKTKNVTPEILLEIKQVSKKFDDVRAVDDVSLTINKGEIFALLGGSGSGKSTLLRMLAGFEKPTEGRIFLDGVDITDIEPYKRPINMMFQSYALFPHMTVEQNIDFGLKQDNIGKAERKEIVDEMLKLVHMQAYAKRKPGQLSGGQRQRVALARSLAKKPKLLLLDEPMGALDKQLRTQMQLEVVEILERVGVTCVMVTHDQEEAMTMSDRIAIMKNGRIIQTGSPTDIYESPKSRDIAEFIGTVNLFESQIVADEVDHVIVQAENISQPFYIGQGVTTRAKDKRVWLAIRPEKMVIRREKPTAKYNWVVGVVDDIAYLGGISIYYIKIESGQIVQCIFTNRQRRFEPPTWNDSLYISWEPTAGVVLTS from the coding sequence ATGGAAAAACCTCAGAGAGTACACGAGGTGGAGAAAACTAAAAATGTTACTCCGGAAATATTGTTAGAGATTAAACAGGTCAGCAAAAAATTTGATGATGTCAGAGCCGTAGATGATGTGTCATTAACTATTAACAAAGGTGAAATTTTTGCCTTATTAGGTGGTTCTGGCTCTGGTAAATCGACGTTGTTACGAATGTTAGCTGGTTTTGAAAAGCCGACAGAGGGGCGCATTTTTCTTGATGGAGTTGATATTACCGATATTGAACCATACAAACGTCCTATTAATATGATGTTTCAATCTTATGCTTTATTCCCACACATGACCGTAGAACAGAATATTGATTTTGGTTTAAAGCAGGACAACATCGGCAAAGCTGAGCGTAAAGAAATTGTCGATGAAATGTTGAAGCTTGTCCATATGCAAGCGTATGCGAAACGTAAACCAGGACAGCTTTCTGGAGGGCAACGACAACGTGTTGCTTTAGCTCGTTCCTTAGCTAAAAAACCCAAATTATTGCTACTAGATGAGCCGATGGGGGCATTAGATAAGCAGCTTCGTACACAAATGCAATTAGAGGTCGTAGAAATTCTTGAGCGTGTAGGGGTAACTTGTGTGATGGTGACGCATGACCAAGAGGAAGCGATGACTATGTCGGATCGAATCGCGATTATGAAAAATGGTCGTATCATTCAAACGGGATCGCCAACAGATATTTATGAAAGCCCTAAGAGCCGAGATATAGCAGAGTTTATAGGCACAGTAAATTTATTTGAGTCACAAATCGTTGCCGATGAGGTCGACCATGTGATTGTTCAAGCTGAGAATATAAGTCAGCCATTTTATATCGGGCAAGGGGTAACCACGAGGGCTAAAGATAAGCGTGTTTGGTTGGCCATTCGCCCAGAAAAAATGGTTATTAGGCGAGAAAAACCGACCGCTAAATATAATTGGGTAGTAGGTGTTGTCGATGATATTGCTTATTTAGGGGGAATATCTATTTACTACATTAAGATTGAAAGTGGACAAATAGTGCAGTGTATTTTTACCAATCGTCAGCGTCGATTTGAGCCGCCTACATGGAATGATAGTTTATATATAAGCTGGGAGCCCACTGCGGGTGTGGTATTAACATCATGA
- a CDS encoding ABC transporter permease subunit, whose product MKYITGYLKGKYMTIGIPYMWLLLFFAIPFTIVLKISFSSAAIAIPPYEPIYSYVDETFQILLNLGNYLLLLDDAMYYQSYLNSLQMAFFSTLGCILIGYPMAYAIARAPASNQGVLLLLVMLPSWTSFLIRVYAWMGLLSNNGIINNFLMWLGIISEPIAMLNTNFAVYVGIIYTYLPFMVLPLYSTLVKLDMSLLEAAADLGSRNINSFWKITLPLSKSGVIAGSMLVFIPVVGEFVIPELLGGPDTLMIGKVLWKEFFNNRDWPVASALAIVMLAILAIPIILFNRYQAREMEK is encoded by the coding sequence ATGAAATATATTACTGGTTATCTCAAAGGGAAGTATATGACCATTGGCATTCCCTATATGTGGTTACTCTTATTCTTTGCAATCCCTTTTACCATAGTCTTGAAAATTAGTTTTTCTAGTGCAGCCATTGCGATTCCGCCTTACGAACCGATCTATTCCTATGTCGATGAAACTTTTCAAATTTTATTGAACTTGGGAAATTATCTGCTGTTGCTCGATGACGCAATGTATTACCAGTCTTATTTAAATTCTTTACAAATGGCCTTTTTTTCGACTTTAGGTTGTATTTTAATCGGTTATCCGATGGCCTATGCCATTGCTAGAGCGCCGGCTTCGAATCAAGGCGTGTTATTGTTATTAGTTATGTTACCGTCATGGACATCCTTTTTAATTCGTGTCTATGCCTGGATGGGGTTGCTGAGTAACAATGGCATCATCAATAATTTCTTAATGTGGTTAGGCATCATTTCTGAACCCATTGCGATGCTGAATACTAATTTTGCTGTGTATGTCGGTATTATTTATACCTATCTCCCTTTTATGGTTTTGCCTCTTTATTCAACGTTAGTTAAGCTTGATATGAGTCTGTTAGAAGCCGCTGCTGATTTAGGTTCACGTAATATTAATAGCTTTTGGAAAATAACCTTACCGCTTTCAAAATCTGGTGTTATTGCTGGCTCAATGTTGGTATTTATTCCCGTTGTTGGCGAGTTTGTTATTCCTGAATTGTTAGGGGGGCCAGATACATTGATGATAGGTAAGGTGTTATGGAAAGAGTTCTTTAACAATAGAGATTGGCCTGTTGCATCTGCTTTAGCGATTGTCATGCTAGCCATATTAGCGATACCAATAATTTTATTTAATCGTTATCAAGCACGTGAAATGGAGAAGTGA
- a CDS encoding ABC transporter permease subunit, whose amino-acid sequence MKKLSFSNAMLWLGMAFLYLPMLIMIIYSFNGSKLVTVWGGFSVKWYGELVKDQQLLDAVFTSLQIAFFSAFTAVFLGTLAAFVMARFKQSFAKLTLSNMITAPLVMPEVVTGLSLMLLFVAMFDLLGWPAERGVITIWIAHSTFCAAYVTVVVSARLQELDRSIEEAALDLGATPLVTFIFITLPMILPSLITGWFLSFSLSLDDLVIASFVSGPGSTTLPMTVFSSVRMGVSPKINALAGIMIMIVSLLALLFWYLSRRKEKLDRMQVNMV is encoded by the coding sequence ATGAAAAAGTTATCCTTTTCTAATGCAATGCTATGGCTTGGCATGGCATTCCTTTATCTACCGATGTTAATAATGATCATTTACTCTTTTAATGGCTCAAAGTTAGTCACCGTGTGGGGGGGATTCTCTGTTAAATGGTATGGCGAGTTAGTAAAAGATCAGCAACTCCTTGATGCCGTTTTTACCAGTTTGCAAATTGCTTTTTTTAGTGCCTTCACTGCGGTTTTTCTAGGTACATTAGCTGCATTTGTTATGGCTCGTTTTAAGCAATCATTTGCAAAGTTAACTCTATCTAATATGATAACGGCCCCATTAGTTATGCCTGAAGTGGTCACGGGTTTATCACTTATGTTGCTATTTGTAGCTATGTTTGATTTGTTGGGCTGGCCCGCAGAACGAGGCGTGATAACTATTTGGATTGCGCATTCCACGTTTTGTGCTGCCTATGTAACAGTTGTTGTATCGGCACGATTACAGGAATTAGATCGCTCAATTGAAGAGGCTGCTTTAGATTTAGGTGCGACACCTTTGGTGACCTTTATCTTTATTACTTTACCGATGATTCTTCCTTCATTAATTACTGGCTGGTTTCTTTCTTTTAGTCTTTCTCTTGATGATTTAGTTATCGCTAGCTTTGTTTCGGGACCAGGCTCCACCACATTACCTATGACGGTTTTTTCCTCGGTACGTATGGGTGTTTCACCTAAAATAAATGCCTTAGCTGGTATTATGATAATGATCGTATCATTGCTTGCTTTATTATTCTGGTATTTAAGTCGTCGCAAAGAGAAGCTCGATAGGATGCAAGTGAACATGGTTTAA